AGGTCTGCTTCAGGAATCCCGGGGCCGTCATCTTTTACAGTGAGCTCAATCTGCTTGACGAGCGGGCGACAGCTGACCCATACGTGGCCTTTACCTTGGTGGTGTTGGATAGCGTTGCCGATTAAGTTATTCAGCACGACTTTGAGTAAATTTGGATCGGCATGGAGTGGGCAAGTTTCGAGCTCTAATTCGAATGCGATGTCTTTTGAGTCGGCTAAGCTGCGAAGCTGCGCACAGCTGTCTTGAATGAGTGGCGCGAGGTCGCAATCACACGGTAAATGATTGGGGCTGTTGCTATCCTGGCGGGCGAGCAGGAGCAGGCTTTCCACCAGATCCCGCATCCGTATGCATGCATCGTGGCAGAGGTCAAAGGCGTCCTGATAGTCTGCTTCGCTACGGGATTTCCCGCGTTTACACATGCGTTGGCTTTCCGAAAGTAGGATGGTGAGCGGCGTGCGCAACTCGTGGGAGGCGTCGGCGGTGAATTGACGTTGTTGTTCGAGGATGGCATTGAGCCGGTCGAAGCTATGGTTGAGAACGTGGCTGAGTTGGTCGAGTTCGCTGTCGGTGCCCGCGGTGTTAATACGTTCATTGAGGTTGCCTTCGGCGATGCGGGTCGCGGTCTGGCTAATGGACTGAATGGGGCGTATGGCCTTACCGGCCAGCCACCAGCCGCCGAGTAGGCCGATGAGCCAGAGGCCGCAGCCGCTGGCACCGAGTGACCAGCCAAAACGGTGTTTTTCTTCGAGCTCCGACTGTATGTCGTGACCGATAATGATGCGGAAACCGAAATTGAAGCTGTGGGCACTCTCTCGCAGGTTTCCGAGTGTGCGGAATTCTTCCTGCATGCCGACTTCGTCGGGGAGGGGCAGGAAGTTGAGTTGATCGGGCGCGTTCTCTGACTTTAACAGTAGTTCGCCGTCGGCATTGGCGAAGGCGAAGTAATAATAGCCGCTGGCATTGCCAGAGAACTCGTTGAGTGCTTCCTCGGGCAACTGGATCTTGCCTGTTTCGAAAATTTGATAGAGCTCTTCGGGAAAGGGGATGCGTTTGTTACCGTTGTTGCGCTCGGAAAAGTAGGATTCATTGGCTTCGGTTAGACTCTTGAACAGTTGTCGTTCGTGGCGCTGTATCTCGCGATCGATTCGGCGGCTTTGATTGAGCCATGCCAGTTGATAGGCGGTCACACAGAAGGCTGCGATGGCGATGAACAGAATGAGGCCGTGCCAGACTTGAATGCGCCAGCGGATGGATTGAAAAGGGCGTTTCATTCGATACAGTAGCCGTGTCCGCGGCGGGTGGTGATGATACTGGCGCCGAGTTTCTTGCGTAGGTTGGAAACGTGGACATCGAGTAAGTTGGAGAGGCTGTTGTCGTTTTCGTCAAAGAGACGCTCGTAGAGTAAGCTGCGGCTGACGACTTCGCCGCGATGAAGGGCGAGGTATTCAAATAGTGAATACTCGCGGGCGGTGAGTTCGATCTCTTGACCGTCCTTGCTCAGGCTGCGGCGGGCAGTGTCGAGCAGTAATCCATTGATCTCGATTTGTGATTGGGTTTTGCCAGAGGTACGGCGAATCAGGGCGCGAATTCGCGCCACGAGTTCATCGCTGTCGAAGGGCTTGGTCAGGTAGTCATCGGCCCCTGTATTCAGGCCCTTGATGCGATCCGGCACGCTGTCGCGAGCGGTCAGCATGAGCACTGGCACTGTATGCTGAGGGCGCAGTTGCTCCAGCACTTGCCAGCCGTCGAGCTTGGGCATCATGACGTCGAGCACCAGTGCATCATAAAGTCCCTCACTGGCTTTAAACAGGCCTTCCTCGCCGTCGGCAGCTTGGTCGACGGCGAAGCCTTCCTCTTTGAGCGTGGCACTGAGGCTGCGGCGTAGGCCGGGGTCATCTTCTATGACTAATATACGCATGGTTGTGTCTTATTCATGACGCAGCGCGTCGATGGGATCAAGCTTGGAGGCTCGGCGTGCGGGGGCAAATCCGAACACGATGCCGACAATTGCGGAGAAGGCAAATGCGATGAGGTTGATCTCTAGATTGAAACTGAAGGGGATCTGGATCAGCGGCGCAAGAACTTGGCAGAAGGCCAAGGCCAGGCCGATTCCGATCATGCCGCCGACACAGGAGAGCGTGAGGGCTTCCACCAGAAATTGCCAGAGCACTTCTTTGGCTGTGGCACCAATGGCGAGGCGAATCCCAATTTCCCGGGTGCGTTCGGTGACTGAAACCAACATGATATTCATAATGCCGATACCCCCCACGAGTAGCGAGACTCCCGCCACGGCAGAGAGTAGCATGGTCATCAGCTCGGTAGAGGAACTCAAGGTTTCCGCGATTTGACGTGTGTCGAAAA
The nucleotide sequence above comes from Coraliomargarita algicola. Encoded proteins:
- a CDS encoding HAMP domain-containing sensor histidine kinase, coding for MKRPFQSIRWRIQVWHGLILFIAIAAFCVTAYQLAWLNQSRRIDREIQRHERQLFKSLTEANESYFSERNNGNKRIPFPEELYQIFETGKIQLPEEALNEFSGNASGYYYFAFANADGELLLKSENAPDQLNFLPLPDEVGMQEEFRTLGNLRESAHSFNFGFRIIIGHDIQSELEEKHRFGWSLGASGCGLWLIGLLGGWWLAGKAIRPIQSISQTATRIAEGNLNERINTAGTDSELDQLSHVLNHSFDRLNAILEQQRQFTADASHELRTPLTILLSESQRMCKRGKSRSEADYQDAFDLCHDACIRMRDLVESLLLLARQDSNSPNHLPCDCDLAPLIQDSCAQLRSLADSKDIAFELELETCPLHADPNLLKVVLNNLIGNAIQHHQGKGHVWVSCRPLVKQIELTVKDDGPGIPEADLPHIYDRFYRADKSRNSQDGHSGLGLALVKAILQTMGGEITVQSQQGTGTTFKVKLT
- a CDS encoding response regulator transcription factor, whose product is MRILVIEDDPGLRRSLSATLKEEGFAVDQAADGEEGLFKASEGLYDALVLDVMMPKLDGWQVLEQLRPQHTVPVLMLTARDSVPDRIKGLNTGADDYLTKPFDSDELVARIRALIRRTSGKTQSQIEINGLLLDTARRSLSKDGQEIELTAREYSLFEYLALHRGEVVSRSLLYERLFDENDNSLSNLLDVHVSNLRKKLGASIITTRRGHGYCIE